GACACTTGTTCTGCAAGAAGAGAACTTTCTGGTCTTGCCAATCAGACATTCGGAGTTGGTTCCATGTATGCTCTGGCTGTTGGCACGAGCCACTTTTAGGCATACCCGTTCACCGTTAAGACATCCAAGCACAAATCAGTGGAGGAAGAATCAGAAACAAACAAACTCTGTTCCAGCAGAAAGCAAGTTATAAATCATCCTATTCATATCATATTCAGGTCAGCAATCTGGTTACTCTGCTGCTGCACTGCATGTATTTTCTTGATCTCATCGAAAATGTCTTGCATGCCCAATTttctcattgttattattattttgcAGTTTATCTATTTATTTGGCCTATCGCAGTTAACATACATGGAAGAAATCAGAGGAAAGCTTCTGACACATAAGCTAACATCAAGGGATGATGATGATCTGACAGAAGAAACCAGAGGGATGCATCATGACAGAGGTTAACTGATCCACTTCCACGCTTGATTATTATCTATTGTTACACACACATTCATGGTAAGCAGAGCACAGAGCAAGGAAACGAAGATCAACacgacacacacgcacgcacacgacCAGCTCCTACTGCTGGTGGTCGTGGTCCTGGAGGAGCGGCGGCGCGACCTCGACCCTGGCGACGCCGGCCCGGGCCTGGGCCACCTTGGCGACCTCCACCTCCCCGAcgaccacctccttggccacctcgTCCTGCTCCCCGCCTTCCTCCTCGTCGTAGTTGGGGTCGTTGCGGTCGATGGCGGCGGGCGCGGGGTCGAGCTCGCTGTCGACCAGCCCCTCGGGGCCCTCCCAGGTGTACTTGCCGCCGCGGCCGGACTTGGGCGGGGGCGCGCCGATGCCGACGCCCCGGGGCGCGTTGGCCGGGTGGCGCTCCAGCCGGTGCAGCCCCTGCTCCTCCAGCTTGCGCTCCACGTGCCTGGCCGTGTCCGGGCGCCTCGTCTCCGGCACCGGCAGCTTCTCCGCCACCTTGTGGCCCTCCTCGTCCCGGTGCACCACGCGCATGTGCGCCATCTTATCTTGTGAGCTCTCCTCTCCTGTTGTTGTTGGTCTGGAACTATGAGTCGCGCTGTGTGGGTGGATATCAGGATATGGATGTGATGGGGGAGAGCGACAGGGCGCAGCGGCGGGGCTTATGTAGGAAGCCGGCGGGCCTGGGTGAGGTGGCGATGGAGGTGTCTAGAGAGTGCGTGCGCGGTGGAAGGGTGAGGAGGAGTCTAGAGAGTGATGGAAGGTGGCGGAAGCGGAAGGCGACATCTAGAGTGACGGGCGCGAGGACTGGtaccgccacgccacgccacgctaaTATGCTCGTGACGCGACATTCACCGACATTGGGGTGCGGCTAGGTGATGTGCCGCCTACTGAACGTGACTTGTCCTGCTGATCTGTGGTCTCATGCTGGCATCATCTGAATTTTTTACTTTTTTTACTGAAATTAAATGCATACATTTATAAACTAAAATTTACTTATAAACTTTAGAAACATGAATCTGAAAAATGTTTAAACAGTATAAAGATTGTTAGCACATCTTCTAAACAATGTAGATAACTTTTTAAAATGTTCGTGACTATGCAAAAAATATTTCCGCTTTTCAAAAAACGTAtgcgttttttttcaaaaaatatgtATACAATGTAAAGAAAATATTCGCGTAATGTAAGAAAACTGTTTCGTGCCACTCAAAAAATGAAGCTCGCATTTGATGGAAATATACCTATGTTTCAAAAGAGAATGTTTGTGGCATTTAAAAATGTTATGTACAAGGGGAAAAAATGTTTATTTCCATAAAATATGTATCGTGAAATTTTACAGAAATATTTGTATGTTTCCCAAAAATGATTATGAAAATTCCAAAAGTATTATAAaatgtaaaaaaatgtttgcgTAGTTTTACAAAAATGTCTATTGCCAT
The sequence above is a segment of the Triticum dicoccoides isolate Atlit2015 ecotype Zavitan chromosome 1A, WEW_v2.0, whole genome shotgun sequence genome. Coding sequences within it:
- the LOC119293363 gene encoding uncharacterized protein LOC119293363, which codes for MAHMRVVHRDEEGHKVAEKLPVPETRRPDTARHVERKLEEQGLHRLERHPANAPRGVGIGAPPPKSGRGGKYTWEGPEGLVDSELDPAPAAIDRNDPNYDEEEGGEQDEVAKEVVVGEVEVAKVAQARAGVARVEVAPPLLQDHDHQQ